The following coding sequences are from one Phyllostomus discolor isolate MPI-MPIP mPhyDis1 chromosome 11, mPhyDis1.pri.v3, whole genome shotgun sequence window:
- the PURG gene encoding purine-rich element-binding protein gamma isoform X4 — protein MERARRRGGGGGRGGKNVGGSGLSKSRLYPQAQHSHYPHYGASASPHQPGGAAEIQELASKRVDIQKKRFYLDVKQSSRGRFLKIAEVWIGRGRQDNIRKSKLTLSLSVAAELKDCLGDFIEHYAHLGLRGHRQEHGHGREQGSRRRPKHSGPSPPVSVGSEEHPHSVLKTDYIERDNRKYYLDLKENQRGRFLRIRQTMMRGTGMIGYFGHSLGQEQTIVLPAQGMIEFRDALVQLIEDYGEGDIEERRGGDDDPLELPEGTSFRVDNKRFYFDVGSNKYGIFLKVFQ, from the coding sequence ATGGAAAGAGCCAGGCGaaggggaggcggcggcggccgcggagGCAAGAATGTGGGGGGCTCCGGCCTAAGCAAGAGTAGACTCtatccccaggcccagcactcccATTACCCCCACTACGGGGCTTCAGCCAGCCCTCATCAGCCTGGGGGCGCAGCCGAAATCCAGGAGCTGGCCTCCAAACGAGTGGACATCCAGAAAAAGAGGTTTTACTTAGACGTGAAGCAAAGCTCCCGGGGCCGGTTCCTAAAGATAGCTGAAGTCTGGATCGGGAGAGGCCGGCAGGACAATATCAGAAAGAGTAAACTGACCCTCTCCCTGTCAGTGGCAGCAGAGCTGAAGGACTGTCTAGGGGACTTCATCGAGCATTACGCCCACCTGGGTCTGAGGGGCCACCGGCAAGAGCATGGCCACGGCAGAGAGCAAGGCTCCAGGAGGAGACCGAAGCACTCGGGACCCTCCCCACCAGTCTCCGTGGGGTCGGAGGAGCACCCTCACAGTGTCCTCAAAACAGACTACATAGAGAGGGACAATAGGAAATACTATCTGGACCTGAAGGAAAATCAGCGGGGGCGCTTCCTAAGGATTAGACAAACCATGATGCGGGGGACTGGCATGATAGGTTATTTTGGCCACAGTTTGGGCCAAGAGCAGACTATTGTCCTCCCTGCACAAGGAATGATTGAGTTTCGCGATGCCTTGGTTCAGCTCATTGAAGACTATGGCGAAGGGGACATAGAAGAACGAAGAGGTGGAGACGACGACCCACTTGAACTCCCAGAGGGGACTTCTTTCAGAGTGGACAATAAAAGGTTCTACTTTGATGTGGGCTCTAATAAATATGGAATTTTCCTGAAG
- the PURG gene encoding purine-rich element-binding protein gamma isoform X3, with translation MERARRRGGGGGRGGKNVGGSGLSKSRLYPQAQHSHYPHYGASASPHQPGGAAEIQELASKRVDIQKKRFYLDVKQSSRGRFLKIAEVWIGRGRQDNIRKSKLTLSLSVAAELKDCLGDFIEHYAHLGLRGHRQEHGHGREQGSRRRPKHSGPSPPVSVGSEEHPHSVLKTDYIERDNRKYYLDLKENQRGRFLRIRQTMMRGTGMIGYFGHSLGQEQTIVLPAQGMIEFRDALVQLIEDYGEGDIEERRGGDDDPLELPEGTSFRVDNKRFYFDVGSNKYGIFLKLTNYPKSRENISPFHCCQIQHKEQPYDTTKS, from the coding sequence ATGGAAAGAGCCAGGCGaaggggaggcggcggcggccgcggagGCAAGAATGTGGGGGGCTCCGGCCTAAGCAAGAGTAGACTCtatccccaggcccagcactcccATTACCCCCACTACGGGGCTTCAGCCAGCCCTCATCAGCCTGGGGGCGCAGCCGAAATCCAGGAGCTGGCCTCCAAACGAGTGGACATCCAGAAAAAGAGGTTTTACTTAGACGTGAAGCAAAGCTCCCGGGGCCGGTTCCTAAAGATAGCTGAAGTCTGGATCGGGAGAGGCCGGCAGGACAATATCAGAAAGAGTAAACTGACCCTCTCCCTGTCAGTGGCAGCAGAGCTGAAGGACTGTCTAGGGGACTTCATCGAGCATTACGCCCACCTGGGTCTGAGGGGCCACCGGCAAGAGCATGGCCACGGCAGAGAGCAAGGCTCCAGGAGGAGACCGAAGCACTCGGGACCCTCCCCACCAGTCTCCGTGGGGTCGGAGGAGCACCCTCACAGTGTCCTCAAAACAGACTACATAGAGAGGGACAATAGGAAATACTATCTGGACCTGAAGGAAAATCAGCGGGGGCGCTTCCTAAGGATTAGACAAACCATGATGCGGGGGACTGGCATGATAGGTTATTTTGGCCACAGTTTGGGCCAAGAGCAGACTATTGTCCTCCCTGCACAAGGAATGATTGAGTTTCGCGATGCCTTGGTTCAGCTCATTGAAGACTATGGCGAAGGGGACATAGAAGAACGAAGAGGTGGAGACGACGACCCACTTGAACTCCCAGAGGGGACTTCTTTCAGAGTGGACAATAAAAGGTTCTACTTTGATGTGGGCTCTAATAAATATGGAATTTTCCTGAAG
- the PURG gene encoding purine-rich element-binding protein gamma isoform X2, whose protein sequence is MERARRRGGGGGRGGKNVGGSGLSKSRLYPQAQHSHYPHYGASASPHQPGGAAEIQELASKRVDIQKKRFYLDVKQSSRGRFLKIAEVWIGRGRQDNIRKSKLTLSLSVAAELKDCLGDFIEHYAHLGLRGHRQEHGHGREQGSRRRPKHSGPSPPVSVGSEEHPHSVLKTDYIERDNRKYYLDLKENQRGRFLRIRQTMMRGTGMIGYFGHSLGQEQTIVLPAQGMIEFRDALVQLIEDYGEGDIEERRGGDDDPLELPEGTSFRVDNKRFYFDVGSNKYGIFLKVSEVRPPYRNTITVPFKAWTRFGENFIKYEEEMRKICNSHKEKRMDGRRASGEEQECLD, encoded by the coding sequence ATGGAAAGAGCCAGGCGaaggggaggcggcggcggccgcggagGCAAGAATGTGGGGGGCTCCGGCCTAAGCAAGAGTAGACTCtatccccaggcccagcactcccATTACCCCCACTACGGGGCTTCAGCCAGCCCTCATCAGCCTGGGGGCGCAGCCGAAATCCAGGAGCTGGCCTCCAAACGAGTGGACATCCAGAAAAAGAGGTTTTACTTAGACGTGAAGCAAAGCTCCCGGGGCCGGTTCCTAAAGATAGCTGAAGTCTGGATCGGGAGAGGCCGGCAGGACAATATCAGAAAGAGTAAACTGACCCTCTCCCTGTCAGTGGCAGCAGAGCTGAAGGACTGTCTAGGGGACTTCATCGAGCATTACGCCCACCTGGGTCTGAGGGGCCACCGGCAAGAGCATGGCCACGGCAGAGAGCAAGGCTCCAGGAGGAGACCGAAGCACTCGGGACCCTCCCCACCAGTCTCCGTGGGGTCGGAGGAGCACCCTCACAGTGTCCTCAAAACAGACTACATAGAGAGGGACAATAGGAAATACTATCTGGACCTGAAGGAAAATCAGCGGGGGCGCTTCCTAAGGATTAGACAAACCATGATGCGGGGGACTGGCATGATAGGTTATTTTGGCCACAGTTTGGGCCAAGAGCAGACTATTGTCCTCCCTGCACAAGGAATGATTGAGTTTCGCGATGCCTTGGTTCAGCTCATTGAAGACTATGGCGAAGGGGACATAGAAGAACGAAGAGGTGGAGACGACGACCCACTTGAACTCCCAGAGGGGACTTCTTTCAGAGTGGACAATAAAAGGTTCTACTTTGATGTGGGCTCTAATAAATATGGAATTTTCCTGAAGGTAAGTGAGGTGAGGCCACCTTACCGTAATACTATTACTGTTCCGTTCAAAGCTTGGACAAGGTTTGGGGAGAATTTTATCAAGTATGAAGAAGAGATGAGGAAAATATGCAACAGccataaagaaaagagaatggatGGCAGAAGGGCCAGTGGTGAAGAACAAGAATGCCTCGACTAG